In one Sporocytophaga myxococcoides genomic region, the following are encoded:
- the lptB gene encoding LPS export ABC transporter ATP-binding protein has translation MILRAEHLIKRYKARTVVNNVSVEVNQGEIVGLLGPNGAGKTTSFYMIVGLIKPNEGKIFLEDEEITKLPMYQRAKRGVGYLAQEASVFRTLTVEENIMAVLEMTKLSKTEQKNKLQELLDEFSLNHVRKNIGMVLSGGERRRTEIARALAVDPKFVLLDEPFAGVDPIAVEEIQSIVAKLKNKNIGILITDHNVNETLSITDRAYLLFEGKILKSGTAEELAADEQVRRVYLGKHFELKRKI, from the coding sequence ATGATACTCAGAGCTGAACATTTAATTAAAAGATATAAAGCCAGGACAGTAGTTAACAACGTTTCGGTAGAAGTTAATCAAGGAGAAATTGTGGGACTGCTGGGACCTAACGGAGCTGGAAAAACCACTTCATTTTACATGATAGTAGGCCTAATAAAGCCTAATGAAGGTAAAATTTTTCTGGAAGATGAGGAAATAACCAAACTTCCAATGTACCAAAGAGCAAAGAGAGGTGTAGGCTATCTTGCCCAGGAAGCCTCAGTTTTCAGAACACTTACAGTGGAGGAAAATATCATGGCAGTTCTGGAAATGACTAAACTTTCCAAAACCGAACAAAAGAATAAACTTCAGGAACTTCTGGACGAATTCAGCCTGAACCATGTGAGAAAAAATATAGGTATGGTTCTTTCGGGAGGAGAAAGAAGAAGAACAGAAATAGCCCGCGCACTGGCCGTAGATCCGAAGTTTGTGCTACTGGATGAGCCATTTGCAGGAGTAGACCCTATTGCAGTTGAAGAGATACAATCAATAGTTGCTAAACTTAAGAATAAAAATATCGGTATACTTATTACTGATCACAATGTAAACGAAACACTTTCCATTACAGACAGAGCTTATCTTTTATTTGAAGGAAAGATTCTGAAATCAGGCACTGCGGAAGAACTTGCTGCCGATGAGCAAGTTAGAAGAGTTTATCTTGGAAAACATTTCGAATTGAAAAGAAAGATTTAA
- the recJ gene encoding single-stranded-DNA-specific exonuclease RecJ — translation MEKRWVFKHVPSAQNIESLSQAININASLASLLIQRGINTFEEARDFFRPSLENLHDPYLMEDMDKAVSRLCEAMDNEEKILIYGDYDVDGTTSVTLVYGFLSNYYENLEFYIPDRYKEGYGISKTGIDWALENGFSLIISLDCGIKSLNEISYAAELGIDFIVCDHHKPGDMLPMACAVLDPKRADCNYPYKELSGCGVGFKLMQALCIDLGLEEELLFSFLDLLAVSIASDIVPITGENRILTYHGLKVLNESPRPGMKALIDISGVSKELTINNIVFGLGPRINAAGRIAHAKHAVHLLIAKDQDEADLLAEKINEKNKVRKDFDLNITDEAIRMIQEEVALDSKSTVLFKNDWHKGVIGIVASRCIEKFYRPTIILTENNGMATGSARSVDGFDVYEAIAKCSDLLEQFGGHTYAAGLTMKLENIKAFQERFEQVVSCDIRQEDLIPKLDVDLKIELSQINQKFYNILKQLAPFGPGNMDPVFISENVRDDGSARLLKDQHLKLRISQDGFNAIEAIGFNMVEPFKRISKGEPFNICYHIYENEFNGKKSLQLFIKDIKFVTN, via the coding sequence ATGGAAAAGCGTTGGGTATTTAAACATGTTCCCTCGGCTCAAAACATTGAGTCATTATCACAGGCGATTAATATCAACGCTTCCCTTGCTTCTCTGCTCATTCAAAGAGGAATTAATACATTTGAAGAAGCCAGGGATTTCTTCAGACCTTCTCTGGAAAATCTCCATGATCCATATCTTATGGAAGATATGGACAAAGCAGTGTCAAGGCTTTGCGAAGCCATGGATAATGAAGAAAAAATCCTTATTTACGGTGATTATGATGTCGATGGCACTACCTCTGTAACTCTTGTCTATGGCTTTCTCAGCAACTACTATGAAAACCTTGAATTTTATATTCCTGACAGATACAAAGAAGGGTATGGCATTTCAAAAACCGGTATAGACTGGGCCCTTGAGAATGGCTTTTCCCTCATTATCAGTCTCGACTGTGGCATTAAATCATTAAATGAAATATCATATGCTGCAGAGTTGGGAATAGATTTTATAGTGTGCGACCATCACAAGCCCGGTGATATGCTTCCCATGGCCTGTGCTGTCCTGGACCCGAAAAGAGCTGACTGTAATTATCCTTATAAGGAACTATCTGGCTGCGGTGTTGGCTTTAAGTTAATGCAGGCGCTATGTATAGACTTAGGGCTGGAAGAAGAACTGCTCTTTAGTTTTCTTGACCTACTTGCAGTAAGTATTGCTTCCGACATAGTACCTATTACTGGTGAAAACAGGATATTAACCTACCATGGTTTAAAGGTATTGAACGAGTCTCCACGTCCAGGGATGAAAGCGCTCATAGATATTTCCGGCGTATCAAAAGAACTTACAATCAACAATATCGTCTTCGGACTTGGACCGAGAATAAATGCAGCAGGAAGAATTGCACATGCCAAACATGCAGTTCACTTACTTATTGCCAAGGACCAGGATGAAGCAGATCTCCTGGCAGAAAAGATTAATGAAAAGAACAAAGTAAGGAAGGATTTTGACCTGAATATCACTGATGAGGCGATTAGAATGATTCAGGAAGAAGTGGCATTGGATTCAAAATCAACTGTCCTTTTCAAAAATGACTGGCATAAAGGTGTTATAGGTATAGTGGCGTCCAGATGCATTGAGAAGTTTTACAGGCCAACCATTATTCTTACAGAGAACAATGGTATGGCTACAGGATCTGCAAGATCAGTAGACGGATTTGATGTCTATGAAGCAATCGCTAAATGCTCTGATCTACTTGAACAGTTTGGAGGACACACTTATGCCGCCGGACTTACAATGAAGCTTGAGAATATCAAAGCGTTTCAGGAAAGATTTGAACAGGTTGTTTCCTGCGATATACGTCAGGAAGATTTAATACCCAAACTGGATGTCGATCTAAAAATAGAGTTATCTCAGATTAATCAGAAGTTTTACAATATTCTGAAACAATTAGCACCATTCGGACCAGGGAACATGGATCCTGTCTTTATTTCGGAAAATGTCAGAGACGATGGCTCAGCAAGATTGCTGAAAGATCAGCACCTTAAACTGAGAATTTCCCAAGACGGTTTTAATGCAATTGAAGCAATTGGTTTTAACATGGTGGAACCGTTTAAAAGAATTTCGAAGGGAGAACCTTTTAATATTTGTTACCATATTTACGAAAATGAATTTAATGGTAAAAAATCTTTGCAATTATTCATAAAGGATATAAAATTTGTCACTAATTAA
- a CDS encoding DUF2130 domain-containing protein — protein sequence MENKITCPKCAHHFNVEEALASHIEEKLKQDFEKIQKQKEAELAEKENKLRAYQAKLLKEREDQEAQLKKTLILEKQKIEEQLKGKVKEDFEMQLKTMQEEIEERKKENRELKTKELDLLKKEKELKEKSDELELELEKKLLSKTKELEDQLKGKVKEDFELQLKNLQEEVEERKKENRELKTKELELLKKEKELNDQKEELELEMEKRFLNKAKDMEEDIRKRMDENNQLKIKEKDMQLDSLRKQIDEMKRKAEQGSMQLQGEAQEVVLEGMLREVFPFDLVEEVGKGVRGADVIQTVRNSSGKDCGKIIYESKRTKAFSDGWIEKLKGDLRGQKADLAVLVTETMPKDMEKFGLRDGVWVCSFNEVKGVAMILRDTLIKLTEVKLSQENKGDKMQMLYDYLTGNEFRQQMEAIVEGFSSMQEALAKEKLVTQKLWKEREKQLEKVLHNTVDMYGSIKGIAGKAVGDIKYLETPDLLEEGD from the coding sequence GTGGAAAATAAAATTACCTGCCCTAAATGCGCCCATCATTTCAATGTAGAGGAGGCGCTTGCCAGTCATATAGAGGAAAAACTAAAACAGGATTTTGAAAAAATCCAGAAACAAAAAGAAGCGGAACTTGCCGAAAAAGAGAATAAACTTCGTGCTTATCAGGCCAAGCTGCTCAAGGAACGGGAAGATCAGGAGGCTCAGCTGAAAAAAACACTGATTCTGGAGAAACAGAAAATAGAAGAACAGCTCAAAGGAAAGGTGAAAGAGGATTTTGAAATGCAACTTAAAACGATGCAGGAAGAAATCGAGGAACGCAAAAAAGAAAACCGTGAGTTGAAAACTAAGGAACTCGATCTTTTGAAAAAAGAAAAAGAACTGAAAGAGAAAAGCGATGAGCTTGAACTGGAGTTGGAGAAAAAGCTTTTGAGCAAAACCAAAGAATTGGAGGATCAGCTCAAAGGTAAAGTAAAAGAAGACTTCGAACTTCAGCTCAAGAATTTACAAGAGGAAGTTGAAGAGCGGAAGAAAGAAAACCGCGAACTGAAAACCAAAGAACTTGAGCTGCTAAAAAAAGAAAAGGAGCTGAACGATCAAAAGGAAGAACTTGAGCTGGAAATGGAAAAAAGATTTCTCAATAAGGCCAAGGATATGGAAGAGGACATCCGCAAAAGGATGGATGAAAACAATCAACTGAAGATCAAAGAAAAAGATATGCAACTGGATTCTTTGAGAAAGCAGATTGATGAGATGAAAAGAAAGGCAGAACAAGGCTCTATGCAATTGCAAGGTGAAGCACAGGAAGTAGTCCTTGAAGGAATGCTCAGGGAGGTTTTTCCATTTGACCTAGTAGAAGAAGTTGGAAAAGGGGTAAGAGGAGCTGACGTAATTCAAACAGTAAGAAACTCTTCAGGAAAAGATTGCGGAAAAATTATCTATGAAAGTAAGCGGACAAAGGCTTTCAGCGATGGCTGGATTGAAAAACTGAAAGGAGACCTTCGCGGACAAAAAGCGGATCTGGCTGTCCTTGTAACAGAAACTATGCCCAAGGATATGGAAAAGTTTGGCCTGCGGGACGGCGTCTGGGTTTGCTCTTTCAATGAAGTGAAAGGAGTTGCGATGATTCTCAGAGATACCCTTATCAAATTGACAGAAGTAAAATTGTCACAGGAAAATAAGGGAGATAAAATGCAAATGCTTTACGATTATCTCACCGGAAATGAATTCCGTCAGCAGATGGAAGCAATTGTTGAAGGCTTTTCTTCCATGCAGGAAGCTCTTGCAAAAGAAAAACTCGTTACTCAAAAACTTTGGAAAGAAAGGGAAAAACAACTGGAAAAAGTCCTTCATAATACAGTAGATATGTACGGCTCCATTAAGGGAATAGCAGGTAAAGCAGTCGGAGATATTAAATACCTTGAGACTCCTGATTTGCTGGAAGAAGGTGATTAA
- a CDS encoding SPOR domain-containing protein, with amino-acid sequence MKKSAHVFGLLMFLTFCAGYAQSDKETEKEWAKKLKSLTPMEYKKLVEEKDALSAQVSQTASLKSEVDAKNKEIEQLKKSLQSGGGAGSAKSKTVPGVVFKVQVGSFRNKDLSKYFDNNPNFSGEVDKDGIKKYTLGNFADYWEANTFKKALRDMGVKDAWIVAYKNGERVPIKDVLEGVL; translated from the coding sequence ATGAAAAAGAGCGCTCATGTGTTCGGATTGTTAATGTTTCTGACATTTTGTGCCGGATATGCCCAATCTGATAAAGAAACTGAAAAAGAATGGGCTAAAAAACTGAAATCTCTTACTCCAATGGAGTACAAAAAGCTTGTTGAAGAAAAAGATGCTTTATCAGCCCAAGTCTCTCAAACTGCCAGTTTGAAATCTGAAGTGGACGCCAAAAATAAAGAAATAGAGCAGCTTAAAAAAAGTCTTCAATCAGGAGGAGGAGCTGGAAGTGCAAAATCCAAAACCGTACCTGGTGTCGTTTTTAAAGTGCAGGTAGGCTCTTTCAGAAACAAAGATCTGTCAAAATATTTTGACAACAATCCGAACTTCAGTGGCGAAGTAGATAAAGACGGAATAAAAAAATATACACTAGGCAACTTTGCTGATTATTGGGAAGCTAACACATTTAAAAAGGCACTAAGGGATATGGGTGTGAAAGATGCCTGGATCGTCGCTTATAAAAATGGCGAAAGAGTACCAATTAAAGATGTGCTTGAAGGTGTGTTATAA
- the fumC gene encoding class II fumarate hydratase translates to MSFRIEKDTMGPVQVPADKYWGAQTQRSKENFTIGGQLMPTEVIRAFAILKKAAAQTNLELGVLSSDKAEIISKVCEEILDGKLDDQFPLVVWQTGSGTQSNMNVNEVIGNRAHVLLGGKLEDEKKKIHPNDDVNKSQSSNDTFPTAMSIAAYKLIVEETIPKVKSLRDTLDAKAKAFAEVVKIGRTHLMDATPLTLGNEFSGYVAQLDHGIKTLQSTLDHLSELALGGTAVGTGLNTPKGYSELVAKKISQLTGHPFKTAPNKFEALAAHDAAVGTSGALKKLAVSLMKIGNDIRLLASGPRCGIGELLIPENEPGSSIMPGKVNPTQSEALTMVCAQVIGNDAAISVGGMQGHFELNVFKPVIIFNLLMSAKLIGDAADSFNKNCAVGIEPNLPFINKNLENSLMLVTALNTHIGYENAAKIAKKAHKENKTLREAAIELQLLTDEQFTSWVNAKDMIGSLK, encoded by the coding sequence ATGAGCTTCAGGATCGAAAAAGACACTATGGGGCCGGTACAAGTTCCGGCAGACAAATATTGGGGAGCACAAACACAAAGATCAAAAGAGAACTTCACCATTGGTGGCCAGTTAATGCCTACTGAAGTGATCAGAGCATTTGCCATTTTGAAGAAAGCGGCAGCACAAACTAACCTTGAACTTGGTGTTCTATCTTCGGACAAAGCTGAGATAATCAGCAAAGTATGTGAGGAGATTCTGGATGGAAAACTTGATGACCAGTTTCCTTTGGTGGTATGGCAGACAGGTTCAGGAACCCAGTCTAACATGAATGTTAATGAAGTAATAGGAAACAGAGCTCATGTACTTCTTGGAGGTAAACTTGAAGACGAAAAGAAAAAAATCCACCCGAACGATGATGTTAATAAATCTCAGTCATCTAATGATACCTTCCCGACTGCAATGTCAATTGCAGCATATAAGCTGATTGTTGAAGAAACAATTCCAAAGGTAAAGTCTCTCAGAGATACGCTTGACGCTAAAGCAAAGGCTTTTGCAGAAGTAGTAAAAATAGGCCGTACACACTTAATGGATGCTACTCCCCTTACACTTGGAAATGAATTTTCAGGTTATGTGGCTCAATTGGATCATGGTATTAAAACCCTTCAATCTACGCTGGATCACCTTTCCGAGCTTGCACTTGGAGGAACAGCTGTAGGAACAGGGCTAAATACTCCCAAAGGATATTCTGAACTTGTTGCAAAGAAAATTTCCCAACTAACAGGTCATCCTTTCAAAACCGCCCCTAACAAATTTGAGGCGCTGGCAGCTCACGATGCAGCAGTAGGTACTTCAGGAGCGTTGAAAAAACTTGCCGTAAGTTTGATGAAAATAGGAAATGATATCAGACTACTTGCTTCAGGACCAAGATGCGGTATCGGAGAATTATTAATTCCTGAAAATGAGCCAGGTTCTTCAATCATGCCAGGAAAGGTAAATCCGACTCAGTCTGAGGCGCTTACAATGGTTTGTGCACAAGTTATTGGAAATGATGCTGCAATTTCTGTCGGTGGAATGCAAGGACATTTCGAACTAAATGTTTTCAAACCCGTAATAATCTTCAATTTGCTGATGTCGGCTAAACTAATCGGAGATGCTGCCGATAGTTTCAACAAAAATTGCGCAGTCGGTATTGAGCCAAACTTACCTTTCATCAATAAAAATCTTGAAAATTCGTTGATGCTGGTAACCGCTCTTAACACACATATCGGCTATGAAAATGCTGCTAAAATTGCAAAAAAAGCTCATAAAGAAAACAAAACCTTAAGAGAGGCAGCCATAGAACTGCAGCTATTGACTGACGAGCAATTTACAAGCTGGGTTAACGCAAAAGACATGATAGGAAGCCTTAAATAA
- the radA gene encoding DNA repair protein RadA, with translation MAKVKSSFFCQSCGAQSAKWVGKCPSCGEWNTYVEELIQKEEKQSWKSSSSTKVANKPKPINEVAYDQEERIYTNDGELNRVLGGGIVPGSLVLIGGEPGIGKSTLMLQIALSLVEHKVLYVSGEESEQQTKMRAERLGIKSNNCYVLTETSTQNIFKQIEILEPDVLVVDSIQTLHSSFIDSSAGSISQVRECTAELLKFAKESGTPVFLIGHITKEGTIAGPKILEHMVDTVLQFEGDRHMAYRIMRTTKNRFGSTSELGIYEMSGAGLKEVSNPSQILLSQREEVLSGITIGATLEGNRPLLIEVQSLVSPATYGTPQRSSTGFDAKRLNMLLAVLEKRGGLRLGAQDVFLNIAGGLKIEDPAIDLSVCASIISSFKDLAIPQTVCFAGEVGLGGEIRAVNRIEQRISEAEKLGFKDIFISKYNKKGLDTSKFKVNIHAAARLDEVFDSLMN, from the coding sequence ATGGCCAAAGTAAAATCCTCGTTTTTTTGTCAGAGTTGTGGTGCCCAGTCTGCCAAGTGGGTCGGAAAATGTCCTTCCTGTGGAGAGTGGAATACCTATGTGGAAGAGCTTATTCAAAAAGAGGAAAAGCAATCCTGGAAATCTTCTTCTTCTACAAAAGTTGCCAACAAGCCGAAACCCATCAATGAAGTTGCTTATGATCAGGAAGAACGCATTTATACCAATGACGGAGAATTAAACAGAGTATTGGGAGGAGGCATTGTCCCGGGCTCTTTGGTGCTGATCGGTGGTGAACCGGGCATCGGCAAATCGACGCTCATGCTTCAGATTGCATTAAGTCTTGTTGAGCACAAGGTATTGTATGTTTCAGGAGAGGAGAGTGAGCAACAAACCAAAATGCGTGCAGAAAGACTTGGTATAAAATCCAATAACTGTTATGTGCTTACAGAAACATCCACTCAGAATATCTTCAAACAGATTGAGATATTGGAACCGGATGTTTTGGTTGTAGACTCTATTCAAACTTTACATTCATCTTTTATAGACTCCAGTGCAGGAAGCATTTCGCAGGTCAGGGAATGTACTGCGGAGTTGTTAAAGTTTGCTAAAGAGTCAGGTACTCCTGTTTTTCTTATAGGTCATATTACGAAGGAAGGAACTATTGCCGGGCCTAAGATACTGGAACATATGGTGGATACTGTTCTGCAATTTGAAGGTGATCGCCATATGGCCTATAGAATCATGCGTACGACAAAGAATCGTTTCGGATCTACTTCTGAACTGGGGATCTACGAAATGTCGGGGGCTGGATTAAAGGAGGTCTCCAATCCTTCTCAGATACTCCTTTCACAAAGGGAGGAGGTTTTGAGTGGAATAACGATAGGAGCAACTCTCGAAGGGAATCGACCTTTGCTGATAGAGGTACAGTCTCTTGTAAGTCCGGCAACATATGGAACACCTCAAAGAAGTTCTACCGGGTTTGATGCGAAAAGATTGAACATGTTATTGGCTGTACTTGAAAAAAGAGGTGGACTCAGACTTGGCGCTCAGGATGTGTTCCTGAATATTGCAGGTGGACTAAAGATTGAAGATCCTGCAATAGATTTATCGGTATGTGCATCCATTATATCTTCGTTTAAAGATCTCGCCATTCCACAGACAGTTTGTTTTGCCGGTGAAGTAGGACTGGGAGGGGAAATAAGAGCGGTAAACAGAATAGAACAAAGAATTTCTGAAGCTGAAAAATTAGGTTTTAAAGATATATTTATTTCAAAGTATAATAAGAAGGGACTGGATACGTCAAAGTTTAAAGTTAACATTCATGCTGCTGCCAGACTGGATGAAGTGTTTGATTCTTTAATGAATTAA
- a CDS encoding AAA family ATPase: protein MVIIVSGLPGSGKSFFAEKLSKLIKAKYLSSDIIRKELISNPTYSKEEKEAVYEEMKIRLNSLLSEKTDVILDATFFKDELRKSFCKECAQHKTNCKIIIISASEEDIKHRVSSQRAFSDADYSVYLKMKEQFELPETEFLELDSSKTDINLMLFKAVEYIK, encoded by the coding sequence ATGGTCATAATTGTTTCCGGCCTTCCTGGTTCCGGTAAATCATTCTTTGCGGAAAAATTATCTAAGCTCATCAAGGCCAAATATCTCTCAAGTGATATTATAAGAAAGGAATTAATTAGCAACCCAACATACTCAAAAGAGGAGAAGGAAGCGGTTTATGAGGAAATGAAAATTAGGCTGAACTCTTTATTATCTGAAAAAACCGATGTTATACTGGATGCGACTTTTTTTAAAGATGAATTAAGAAAATCGTTTTGCAAAGAATGTGCTCAACATAAAACCAATTGCAAGATTATTATTATCAGTGCGAGTGAAGAGGATATAAAACATAGAGTCTCATCCCAAAGAGCGTTCAGCGATGCTGATTACTCAGTATATCTGAAAATGAAAGAACAGTTTGAATTACCCGAGACTGAATTCCTGGAACTTGACTCTTCAAAGACTGATATTAACCTAATGCTTTTCAAAGCAGTTGAATACATAAAATAA